The following are encoded together in the Burkholderiaceae bacterium DAT-1 genome:
- a CDS encoding diguanylate cyclase, which translates to MHKLLLSVSLSCVVLLTGVTNAATPDWLAIEAGELQDRSANHRQVEALLVEFERAGDTANTVRAMRHLLLAEQNYELKSKLKSRLPVAEALYAKTQVPALGAVMYMVEGQQLEEAGKLDRVEALLRQAHSLAVTSGDPTLIAISRGELAVWHMSEGAQPEQSIEDIEDLERLLPQIHGKKGRVDALRLLAYYRLQQNNFDAHQVLWKQVQSTLDPEKDHFGMALATMQLAKNMMSRGKFQEASPLFDKALHGFKALNDLLASAYTTQLWAASQLELKQFAEAEQLAQASAQLFQQTGDHEFNAHSSMLLQARALVNLKRNDEAARLLETVREVGLKNPQPSQAAQINQQASKLYESMGRWEDAYRSLITFMETVDKQVAQSDKIGVQLREANVRVRQQQDALRQAFKEQEHSKRTIMILGLLLSAAVIGSLMVILVLQVRARRNYADLALRDELTGAPNRRSIMARARKQLLESQQSGEPLCLAILDLDHFKAINDTFGHEMGDLALVRFYETVSGCLRASDAIGRIGGEEWLLVLAKTDPLQCRALFTRMREHVSAIRLPAPADKVKISFSMGVTPVSNEDRQVDMVLRRADDALYQAKDGGRDRVEVNDPVEPGEVLQPD; encoded by the coding sequence GTGCACAAACTGTTGTTGAGTGTGAGCCTGAGTTGTGTTGTGCTGCTGACAGGGGTCACCAATGCCGCCACGCCCGATTGGCTGGCAATTGAAGCTGGGGAGCTTCAGGATCGATCCGCGAATCATCGTCAGGTGGAAGCCTTGCTCGTTGAGTTCGAGCGTGCGGGAGACACTGCCAACACGGTACGTGCCATGCGCCACTTGCTGCTGGCGGAACAAAATTACGAGTTGAAGTCCAAACTCAAATCCAGACTGCCAGTTGCAGAGGCGTTGTATGCCAAAACGCAGGTGCCTGCACTTGGCGCGGTCATGTATATGGTCGAAGGTCAACAACTTGAAGAAGCGGGCAAGCTTGACCGAGTGGAAGCACTATTACGCCAGGCGCATAGCCTCGCGGTGACATCAGGGGATCCAACGCTTATTGCCATCAGCAGAGGGGAGCTGGCTGTCTGGCATATGTCAGAAGGTGCGCAACCCGAGCAGTCAATTGAAGATATTGAGGATTTAGAGCGATTATTGCCGCAAATCCATGGCAAGAAGGGGCGGGTCGATGCCCTGCGCTTGCTTGCTTATTATCGGCTTCAGCAAAACAATTTCGATGCACATCAGGTACTCTGGAAGCAGGTGCAAAGCACGCTTGATCCAGAAAAAGATCATTTCGGCATGGCGCTGGCAACCATGCAGCTTGCAAAAAACATGATGAGTCGAGGGAAGTTTCAGGAGGCCTCCCCGCTATTTGATAAAGCACTTCATGGATTTAAAGCATTGAACGACCTGCTAGCCTCAGCCTATACCACGCAATTATGGGCGGCTAGTCAACTTGAGCTTAAACAATTTGCGGAAGCTGAGCAGCTTGCTCAGGCCTCTGCACAGCTGTTCCAGCAAACCGGCGATCATGAATTTAATGCGCATAGCTCGATGTTATTGCAAGCGCGAGCACTGGTTAATTTGAAGCGAAATGACGAAGCAGCACGCCTGCTGGAGACTGTACGTGAAGTCGGTTTAAAAAATCCCCAGCCTTCGCAGGCCGCTCAGATTAATCAGCAGGCGTCCAAGTTATACGAGTCAATGGGACGCTGGGAGGATGCTTACAGGTCACTGATTACCTTCATGGAAACGGTCGACAAGCAGGTGGCGCAATCGGACAAAATTGGGGTGCAATTGCGTGAGGCCAACGTGCGGGTCCGCCAGCAGCAGGACGCACTGCGCCAGGCATTCAAGGAGCAGGAACATAGTAAGCGCACCATTATGATCCTCGGCCTGTTGCTGTCAGCTGCGGTGATCGGTTCTCTGATGGTCATTCTGGTATTGCAGGTGAGGGCTCGCCGTAATTATGCCGATCTGGCTTTGCGGGATGAGCTGACAGGGGCGCCGAATCGACGGTCTATCATGGCGCGCGCCCGCAAGCAGTTGCTGGAGTCACAGCAGAGCGGGGAGCCTCTGTGCCTTGCCATTCTGGATCTCGATCACTTCAAGGCCATCAACGATACCTTCGGGCATGAAATGGGCGATCTGGCGCTCGTCCGTTTCTATGAAACGGTTTCAGGGTGCCTGCGCGCCAGTGATGCCATCGGCCGGATTGGCGGTGAGGAATGGCTACTGGTGCTGGCCAAAACCGATCCGCTGCAATGTCGTGCGCTCTTTACCCGCATGAGAGAGCACGTTAGCGCCATTCGCCTGCCTGCACCCGCCGATAAGGTGAAAATCAGTTTCAGTATGGGTGTTACACCTGTTTCGAATGAGGACAGACAGGTAGATATGGTATTGCGCCGGGCAGATGATGCGCTGTATCAGGCCAAAGACGGCGGCCGGGATCGTGTTGAAGTCAATGATCCTGTTGAGCCGGGAGAGGTGTTGCAGCCGGACTGA
- a CDS encoding homoserine dehydrogenase: protein MKSAVQIGLLGFGTVGSGVAKVLARNAEEISRRAGRDIEVKRAAVRNVERARSVAPEGLHIDSDTLAVVDDPAIDVVVELIGGTTDARTLVLRAIENGKHVVTANKALLAVHGNEIFARAQEKGVMVAFEAAVAGGIPIIKAVREGLTANRIEWIAGIINGTSNFILTEMREKGKAFDEVLKEAQALGYAEADPTFDIEGHDAAHKLTILAAIAFGIPMQFDKAYLEGISRLTREDIAYAEQLGYRIKLLGITKRRPEGIELRVHPTLVPAKKIIANVEGVMNAVLVNGDAVGQTLYSGRGAGSEPTASSVVADLIDIARMMTAAPEERVPYLAFQADRLVNTPILPIEEVETSYYLRLRAHDRPGVMADITRILADLSISIDAMMQKEPAPGEQTVDIIMLTHEACERNVDTAIQLIETLSTISGSVTKLRLENLD from the coding sequence ATGAAATCCGCTGTCCAGATCGGACTCCTGGGCTTTGGAACCGTTGGTTCCGGCGTCGCCAAAGTGCTGGCACGCAATGCTGAAGAAATCTCCCGCCGCGCCGGCCGCGATATTGAAGTCAAACGCGCCGCTGTACGCAATGTCGAGCGTGCCCGCTCTGTTGCGCCCGAAGGTTTGCATATCGACTCCGACACGCTGGCCGTGGTGGATGATCCGGCCATTGACGTGGTGGTTGAACTGATTGGTGGCACCACCGATGCCCGAACACTGGTGCTGCGCGCCATTGAAAACGGCAAGCATGTGGTCACCGCCAATAAGGCACTGCTGGCAGTACACGGTAACGAGATTTTTGCCCGCGCCCAGGAAAAGGGTGTGATGGTGGCGTTTGAAGCCGCCGTGGCCGGTGGGATTCCGATTATCAAGGCAGTGCGCGAAGGCCTGACCGCCAATCGCATCGAGTGGATTGCCGGCATCATCAATGGCACATCGAACTTTATCCTTACCGAGATGCGTGAAAAGGGTAAGGCTTTCGATGAAGTGCTGAAGGAAGCGCAGGCGCTGGGCTATGCCGAAGCAGACCCGACCTTCGACATCGAAGGCCATGACGCCGCCCACAAGCTGACCATTTTGGCCGCGATTGCCTTCGGGATTCCGATGCAGTTCGACAAGGCCTATCTGGAAGGTATTTCCCGCCTGACCCGCGAGGACATCGCCTACGCCGAGCAGCTGGGCTACCGCATCAAGCTGCTGGGTATCACCAAGCGTCGTCCGGAAGGTATCGAGCTGCGCGTACACCCGACACTGGTGCCGGCCAAGAAGATCATCGCCAATGTAGAAGGCGTAATGAATGCCGTGCTGGTGAACGGCGATGCTGTCGGCCAGACACTGTACTCCGGTCGAGGCGCGGGTTCCGAGCCGACTGCCTCGTCCGTGGTGGCCGACCTGATCGATATCGCCCGCATGATGACCGCCGCACCGGAAGAGCGCGTGCCTTACCTCGCCTTCCAGGCTGATCGTCTGGTGAATACCCCGATCCTGCCGATCGAAGAAGTGGAAACCAGCTACTACCTGCGTCTGCGTGCGCATGATCGTCCGGGCGTGATGGCCGACATCACCCGCATTCTGGCCGATCTGAGCATCTCCATCGACGCGATGATGCAGAAGGAACCGGCACCCGGCGAACAGACCGTCGACATCATCATGCTCACGCACGAAGCCTGCGAGCGCAATGTCGATACCGCCATCCAGCTGATCGAAACACTGTCCACGATTTCGGGCTCGGTGACGAAGCTGCGACTGGAAAATCTCGATTAA
- the pstS gene encoding phosphate ABC transporter substrate-binding protein PstS has protein sequence MKRLALSVLSLICLCVESASILRGAGSTFAGPLYAKWSDGFRAETNNSIEFGAVGSGEGVRRMEAGSVDFGASDEPLTPAELEEKGLRQYPVAMGGIVPVVNLPGIGSGKLKLNADVLGKIYLGHIQRWRDPAILSINPELAAIMPDLPITPVRRNESSGSTFVFSYYLNALSPEWRAGPGAGKQLRGVAGVAADGPKGVVGLLKSKAGAIAYIDFLRAQQASLSMAQLPGHFGYYMSPSPDSIRAAARFVAEKSVFGRNQDFYMILTNSGTYDGWPMAMATFVVLPAKRSDSVMRTLEFLSWSFKHGDGAANELGYVPLPDLLKVGVRRAWSHTYGFKMAS, from the coding sequence ATGAAACGACTGGCATTGAGTGTATTAAGCCTGATTTGTCTATGTGTAGAGTCTGCAAGTATATTGCGCGGAGCGGGATCGACATTTGCGGGGCCATTGTATGCAAAGTGGTCAGACGGATTTCGGGCTGAAACGAACAATTCGATCGAATTTGGCGCTGTCGGGTCAGGAGAGGGTGTCCGGCGAATGGAGGCAGGCAGCGTGGATTTTGGTGCTTCAGACGAACCGCTGACACCCGCTGAGCTGGAGGAAAAAGGCCTGCGGCAATATCCGGTTGCGATGGGCGGGATTGTGCCCGTCGTGAATTTACCCGGAATAGGGAGTGGCAAACTTAAGCTGAATGCAGATGTGCTGGGAAAAATCTACTTGGGGCACATTCAAAGATGGCGTGATCCTGCGATCCTGTCTATTAATCCAGAGTTGGCCGCTATCATGCCCGATCTGCCCATCACACCCGTTAGACGAAATGAGTCTTCAGGGTCGACCTTTGTCTTTTCATATTATCTCAATGCGTTGAGCCCGGAGTGGCGGGCAGGGCCGGGTGCGGGGAAGCAGCTCCGGGGTGTTGCAGGGGTGGCGGCGGATGGCCCGAAAGGGGTTGTCGGGCTACTCAAGTCGAAAGCAGGCGCAATTGCATATATTGATTTTTTGCGCGCTCAACAAGCGTCCTTGTCCATGGCGCAGCTACCGGGACATTTTGGCTATTACATGAGCCCGAGTCCGGATAGTATCCGCGCGGCAGCACGGTTTGTAGCCGAGAAAAGTGTATTTGGCAGAAATCAGGATTTTTATATGATCCTGACCAATAGCGGAACATACGATGGCTGGCCAATGGCGATGGCTACATTTGTTGTATTGCCTGCCAAGCGATCAGACAGCGTCATGCGCACGCTGGAATTCCTAAGTTGGTCGTTTAAACATGGTGATGGCGCTGCGAACGAGTTGGGATATGTGCCTTTGCCTGACTTGCTGAAGGTGGGCGTGCGCAGAGCATGGAGCCACACCTATGGATTTAAGATGGCTAGCTGA
- the nadC gene encoding carboxylating nicotinate-nucleotide diphosphorylase translates to MHALPPHHLIARHVADALAEDIGRADWTARLIAPERQGRARVISREAAVVCGTAWFNECCRQVDPAIVVSWQVQDGARVAADQLLCELSGPAHALLTAERSALNFLQLLSATATETARYVDAITGTHARILDTRKTIPGFRLAQKYAVRVGGGDNQRIGLYDGILIKENHLIAGGGIATTLKAAQALAPQDVTIQIEVESLEELKQALEAGAVSVLLDNMSLDQMREAVAITAGRALLEASGGVDLSTVRAIAETGVDRISIGKLTKDVTALDLSMRFMFAD, encoded by the coding sequence ATGCACGCCTTGCCACCTCATCATCTGATTGCCCGTCATGTCGCCGATGCACTCGCCGAAGATATCGGTCGTGCCGACTGGACCGCGCGTCTGATTGCGCCAGAACGCCAGGGCAGGGCTCGCGTGATCTCGCGTGAAGCGGCGGTGGTGTGCGGGACTGCATGGTTTAATGAGTGCTGCCGACAGGTGGATCCGGCCATCGTGGTGAGCTGGCAGGTGCAGGATGGGGCGCGAGTGGCGGCAGATCAGCTGCTGTGCGAATTGTCCGGTCCGGCTCATGCCCTGTTGACCGCAGAACGCAGCGCACTGAATTTCCTGCAGTTGCTGTCGGCAACGGCCACCGAAACGGCACGTTATGTCGATGCCATTACCGGCACCCATGCACGGATTCTCGATACCCGCAAAACCATTCCGGGCTTCCGTCTGGCACAGAAGTACGCTGTGCGCGTAGGCGGCGGCGACAACCAGCGTATCGGCTTGTACGATGGCATCCTTATCAAGGAAAACCATCTGATCGCAGGCGGTGGCATTGCAACCACCCTGAAAGCTGCGCAGGCGCTGGCACCGCAGGATGTCACCATCCAGATCGAAGTGGAATCGCTGGAAGAATTGAAGCAGGCGCTGGAGGCGGGTGCTGTCTCTGTATTGCTCGACAATATGTCACTTGATCAGATGCGCGAAGCGGTGGCGATCACTGCCGGTCGCGCCTTGCTGGAGGCTTCCGGCGGCGTGGATCTGAGTACGGTGCGTGCCATCGCCGAAACCGGCGTGGATCGCATTTCCATTGGCAAGCTGACCAAGGACGTGACCGCGCTCGATCTGTCGATGCGGTTTATGTTTGCGGATTAG
- the pstS gene encoding phosphate ABC transporter substrate-binding protein PstS, whose translation MVRAGLRIALCFLMSAAHAAPVLRGAGSTFAEPLYHRWGSSFQGDGGSVGIEYSGVGSGEGIRRAEAHTVEFGASDEPLSQTQLDAKGMRQFPIAMGAIVPAVNLQGIGDGQLKLNATILAKIYLGQIKRWRDPAILALNGDLANRMPDLPIMPIRRSESSGSTFVFTYYLTANSEAWKAGPGTAKQLSSLPGAAIEGSKGVVEATKRTPGAIAYVDFGRARQAGLSVAQLPNRFGDFMKASDESIRAAAKFAAEKSVYGRTQDFYMILTNSDTYDGWPMATATFVLLPAKRTENVVHALEFLNWSFKNGDGAAKDLGYVPLPDLLKVGVRKAWSQTYGYKMLR comes from the coding sequence ATGGTGAGAGCAGGATTACGTATTGCGCTGTGTTTTCTGATGAGTGCGGCACATGCTGCGCCGGTTTTGCGTGGCGCAGGTTCGACCTTTGCCGAGCCCTTGTATCATCGCTGGGGAAGCAGCTTTCAGGGGGATGGTGGTAGCGTCGGGATTGAATACAGTGGCGTGGGCTCGGGCGAGGGGATCCGTCGTGCCGAAGCGCATACAGTGGAGTTTGGTGCATCCGACGAGCCATTGTCGCAAACACAACTGGACGCCAAGGGCATGCGCCAGTTTCCGATTGCCATGGGTGCCATTGTGCCCGCAGTCAATCTGCAAGGGATTGGTGACGGACAATTGAAGCTCAATGCGACGATTTTGGCCAAGATTTATCTGGGACAGATCAAGCGCTGGCGCGATCCTGCCATTCTGGCGCTCAATGGTGATCTGGCAAACCGTATGCCTGATCTGCCCATTATGCCCATTCGCCGTAGCGAATCATCAGGTTCGACCTTCGTGTTTACTTATTATCTGACTGCGAATAGCGAAGCCTGGAAAGCGGGGCCGGGAACGGCCAAGCAGCTGTCAAGCCTGCCAGGTGCGGCAATCGAGGGCAGCAAGGGAGTCGTTGAAGCCACCAAGCGTACGCCGGGCGCCATTGCCTATGTCGATTTTGGACGTGCGCGTCAGGCAGGCTTGAGTGTGGCGCAGTTGCCCAATCGTTTCGGTGATTTCATGAAGGCATCGGACGAGTCGATACGTGCTGCAGCCAAATTTGCCGCCGAAAAAAGCGTATATGGGCGCACTCAGGATTTTTACATGATTCTGACCAATAGCGACACCTATGATGGCTGGCCGATGGCAACCGCAACCTTTGTGCTGCTGCCTGCCAAGCGTACGGAGAATGTGGTGCATGCGCTGGAATTCCTGAACTGGTCGTTCAAAAATGGCGACGGGGCGGCAAAGGATCTGGGTTATGTGCCATTGCCGGATTTGCTGAAGGTTGGCGTTCGCAAGGCATGGAGCCAGACATACGGATACAAGATGCTACGCTGA
- a CDS encoding tetratricopeptide repeat protein, which translates to MLSPDRIALSHRILMFERQLCGPYVEPETIARPLKELLRQSEQANWHAEIVRIRGLLGRAYNSATRYQEALTWTFPALELLAKGHGLDYAASLQCEHLMAEFLAGSRAAAMQRLNEVLILDYPIQQQAIEAQCHLHLGMIEAQQRAFDEAIAYYREALKRFEILHDAIGCSRTLIAMGETWQDRKDQSEAAERCFRQAIQLSRASSHWPLLLHALGRLSDLQLQALDTDSALETLAEADRLYQGKQMQPCWASPIIINCHARIAIERLDATEAISLMELAIEVALEVHNMKAAVAGMQDLAALYRDMNDAAATWDWLMRAHELHVQDIQNCAGTAYRSLQAALDVSRKLESVATA; encoded by the coding sequence ATGCTCTCACCCGACCGCATCGCCCTGTCCCACCGCATTTTGATGTTCGAGCGCCAGTTGTGCGGCCCCTATGTTGAACCGGAAACGATTGCACGACCACTGAAAGAGCTTCTCCGCCAGAGCGAGCAAGCCAACTGGCACGCGGAAATCGTCCGTATCCGGGGCTTGCTCGGACGTGCCTACAATAGCGCCACTCGCTATCAGGAAGCACTGACCTGGACCTTTCCTGCACTGGAGTTGCTGGCCAAGGGGCATGGCCTGGACTACGCCGCCTCGCTCCAATGCGAACACCTGATGGCCGAGTTTCTGGCCGGGTCCCGTGCGGCCGCCATGCAGCGCCTGAACGAAGTGCTCATTCTTGACTATCCCATCCAGCAGCAGGCCATCGAAGCGCAGTGTCATCTACATCTGGGCATGATTGAAGCGCAACAGCGCGCATTTGATGAGGCCATTGCCTACTACCGTGAAGCACTCAAGCGGTTTGAGATACTGCACGATGCCATTGGCTGCAGCCGCACGCTGATTGCCATGGGGGAAACATGGCAGGATCGCAAGGATCAGAGTGAAGCTGCGGAACGCTGTTTCAGGCAGGCTATCCAGCTATCCCGTGCCAGCTCGCACTGGCCCTTGCTGCTGCATGCACTCGGGAGATTGTCCGACCTGCAATTGCAGGCGCTGGATACTGATTCTGCGCTGGAAACACTAGCGGAAGCCGACCGCCTGTATCAGGGAAAGCAGATGCAACCGTGTTGGGCATCGCCCATCATCATCAACTGTCATGCGCGTATTGCCATCGAACGGCTCGATGCGACCGAGGCCATCAGCCTGATGGAGCTGGCCATCGAAGTGGCGCTGGAAGTGCACAATATGAAAGCGGCCGTGGCCGGCATGCAGGATCTGGCCGCTTTATATCGCGATATGAATGATGCGGCTGCCACATGGGACTGGCTCATGCGGGCGCACGAGCTGCATGTGCAGGACATCCAGAATTGCGCCGGGACAGCTTATCGTTCACTTCAGGCAGCACTGGATGTCAGCAGGAAGCTTGAGTCTGTGGCGACGGCCTAA
- a CDS encoding Mth938-like domain-containing protein, translated as MKLHANQVSALNVFTGYATDSVTINLVKHSGSLIVMPQSIETWRPATFADLQADDFAALLAYQPEMVLLGTGSRLQFPHPRLTAPLLEAGIGVDAMDISAMCRTFNVLVGEDRRVLAAVLFD; from the coding sequence ATGAAGCTCCACGCCAATCAAGTCTCCGCCCTGAATGTGTTTACCGGATATGCCACAGATTCTGTGACGATCAATCTTGTGAAGCACTCGGGTAGTCTGATTGTGATGCCGCAGAGCATCGAAACATGGCGCCCGGCTACTTTTGCCGATTTGCAGGCAGATGATTTCGCAGCGCTGCTGGCGTATCAGCCTGAGATGGTATTGCTAGGTACGGGGAGCCGCCTGCAGTTTCCCCATCCACGCCTGACCGCTCCATTGCTGGAAGCAGGAATCGGTGTGGATGCAATGGATATTTCGGCCATGTGCCGCACATTCAATGTGTTGGTGGGCGAAGATCGCCGGGTACTGGCAGCCGTACTGTTCGACTAA
- a CDS encoding pyridoxal phosphate-dependent aminotransferase produces MRPILKSRKLDHVCYEIRGPALARAKQMEDEGQRIVKLNIGNLAVFGFDAPEEIVQDVIHNLPNAAGYVDSKGLFSARKAVMHEAQRKGINGVTLEDIFIGNGVSELILMTMNALLNNGDEVLVPAPDYPLWTAAVSLSGGTPRHYMCDESNGWLPDLDDIRSKITENTRALVIINPNNPTGALYPDDMLKALLEIARQHQLIVFADEIYDKTLYDGVTHTSIASLADDVFCVTFGGLSKNYRACGYRAGWMILSGDKAHARDYIDGLNIVASMRLCANVPAQNAIQTALGGYQSINELIAPNGRLTRQRDLAWERLNAIPGVSCVKPQGALYTFPRLDPKVYPIADDQQFILEMLEAEKVLVVQGTGFNWPTPDHLRVVFLPHLEELNDALDRMERFLNSYRKRHSV; encoded by the coding sequence ATGCGCCCCATCCTCAAATCCAGAAAGCTCGACCACGTTTGTTACGAAATTCGCGGACCGGCGCTGGCGCGAGCGAAGCAGATGGAGGATGAAGGTCAGCGCATCGTCAAACTCAATATCGGCAATCTGGCTGTATTCGGCTTTGATGCGCCGGAAGAGATCGTGCAGGACGTGATCCATAACCTGCCCAATGCAGCGGGCTATGTCGACTCCAAGGGCCTGTTCTCTGCACGCAAGGCGGTGATGCACGAAGCACAGCGCAAGGGCATCAATGGCGTGACGCTGGAAGACATCTTTATCGGGAATGGTGTATCCGAGCTGATTCTGATGACCATGAACGCGCTGCTGAACAATGGCGACGAAGTCCTGGTGCCTGCGCCGGACTATCCGCTGTGGACCGCCGCCGTATCACTCTCCGGCGGCACGCCGCGTCACTATATGTGCGACGAAAGCAATGGCTGGTTGCCGGATCTGGACGATATCCGCAGCAAGATCACCGAAAACACCCGCGCACTGGTGATCATCAATCCGAATAATCCTACTGGTGCGCTCTATCCGGACGACATGCTGAAAGCGCTGCTGGAGATTGCCCGCCAGCATCAGCTGATCGTGTTCGCCGATGAAATCTACGACAAGACGCTGTACGACGGCGTCACGCACACCTCCATCGCCTCGCTGGCTGATGATGTGTTCTGCGTGACCTTTGGCGGCTTGTCCAAAAACTACCGTGCTTGCGGCTATCGCGCTGGCTGGATGATTCTGTCCGGCGACAAGGCCCACGCCCGTGACTATATCGACGGCCTGAATATCGTGGCGTCGATGCGCCTGTGTGCCAACGTGCCTGCGCAGAATGCGATTCAGACCGCGCTAGGCGGCTATCAGAGCATTAATGAATTGATTGCGCCGAATGGCCGACTCACCCGCCAGCGCGATCTGGCCTGGGAACGCCTGAATGCGATTCCCGGCGTCAGCTGCGTGAAACCGCAAGGGGCGCTGTATACCTTCCCGCGCCTTGATCCCAAGGTCTACCCGATTGCCGACGACCAGCAGTTTATTCTGGAGATGCTGGAAGCGGAAAAGGTACTGGTGGTGCAAGGCACAGGCTTTAACTGGCCCACGCCAGATCATTTGCGCGTCGTATTCCTGCCGCATTTGGAAGAACTGAACGACGCACTTGACCGCATGGAACGTTTCCTGAACAGTTACAGAAAGCGCCATAGCGTTTAA
- the thrC gene encoding threonine synthase: MKYISTRGGMAPLDFSDILLGGLAPDGGLVMADHYPKIDAATLAAWQSLSYPELAFNIISLFATDIPAADLKRLIDTAYTAERFGDAAITPVTELEPGFFLQHLSNGPTLAFKDMAMQLLGELFEYVLEQRNESINIVGATSGDTGSAAEYAMRGKHRVNVFMMSPHGRMSPFQRAQMFSLNEPNIHNFAIEGTFDDCQDIVKAINNDADFKARHKIGAVNSINWGRVVAQIVYYFRGYLSVAKTIGEEVDFVVPSGNFGNICAGHIARQMGLPIGRLVVATNENDVLDEFFRTGVYRVRKSSQTHVTSSPSMDISKASNLERFVFDLVGRDADKLAALWKQVDQDGGFDLSGTSLFTQMRDEYGFRSGHSSHADRLNTIRAAKSSWNVVLDPHTADGIKVALEQRREGVPVVTLETALPAKFESTIIEALGEAPARPAALAQLESLPQHADVLGNDANLVKARVAALLQAV; the protein is encoded by the coding sequence ATGAAATACATCAGCACCCGTGGCGGCATGGCCCCACTCGACTTTAGCGACATCCTGCTGGGTGGTCTCGCACCGGACGGCGGTCTGGTGATGGCCGATCATTATCCGAAGATTGACGCGGCAACACTGGCCGCGTGGCAATCACTGAGCTATCCGGAACTGGCCTTCAACATCATTTCGCTGTTCGCCACCGATATTCCGGCAGCCGACCTGAAGCGCCTGATTGATACAGCCTACACCGCCGAGCGCTTTGGCGATGCCGCGATCACGCCAGTGACCGAGCTGGAGCCCGGCTTTTTCCTGCAGCATTTGTCCAATGGCCCGACACTGGCCTTCAAGGACATGGCGATGCAGCTGCTGGGCGAACTGTTCGAGTACGTACTCGAACAGCGCAACGAATCGATCAACATCGTAGGTGCGACATCCGGCGACACTGGCTCGGCGGCTGAGTACGCCATGCGCGGCAAGCATCGCGTGAATGTGTTCATGATGAGCCCGCACGGCCGCATGAGCCCCTTCCAGCGTGCACAGATGTTCAGCCTCAATGAGCCGAATATCCACAATTTCGCGATTGAAGGCACGTTTGACGATTGCCAGGACATCGTCAAGGCTATCAATAACGATGCCGACTTCAAAGCACGCCACAAGATCGGCGCCGTCAACTCCATTAACTGGGGTCGCGTGGTGGCGCAGATCGTTTACTACTTCCGGGGTTATCTGTCGGTTGCCAAAACGATTGGCGAGGAAGTGGACTTTGTGGTGCCGTCGGGCAACTTTGGCAATATCTGCGCAGGCCATATCGCCCGCCAGATGGGTCTGCCGATTGGTCGTCTGGTGGTCGCTACCAATGAAAACGACGTACTGGACGAATTCTTCCGCACCGGCGTCTATCGTGTGCGCAAGAGCAGCCAGACGCATGTGACTTCCAGCCCGTCGATGGATATTTCCAAGGCCTCGAATCTGGAGCGCTTTGTGTTCGATCTGGTCGGGCGCGACGCGGACAAGCTGGCGGCCCTATGGAAACAGGTGGATCAGGACGGCGGATTTGATCTCTCGGGTACCTCGCTATTCACGCAGATGCGCGACGAGTATGGCTTCCGCTCAGGCCACAGCAGCCATGCCGATCGACTGAACACCATTCGTGCCGCCAAATCAAGCTGGAACGTGGTGCTCGATCCGCATACCGCAGATGGTATCAAGGTCGCACTGGAGCAACGTCGTGAAGGCGTACCGGTGGTGACGCTGGAAACCGCCCTGCCCGCCAAGTTTGAATCGACAATTATTGAAGCATTAGGCGAAGCGCCTGCTCGTCCGGCAGCGCTGGCACAGCTAGAAAGCCTGCCGCAGCATGCAGACGTTCTGGGAAATGATGCGAACTTGGTAAAAGCGCGCGTAGCAGCTTTGCTGCAAGCGGTCTGA